One Cervus canadensis isolate Bull #8, Minnesota chromosome 1, ASM1932006v1, whole genome shotgun sequence genomic window carries:
- the POLR2A gene encoding DNA-directed RNA polymerase II subunit RPB1: protein MHGGGPPSGDSACPLRTIKRVQFGVLSPDELKRMSVTEGGIKYPETTEGGRPKLGGLMDPRQGVIERTGRCQTCAGNMTECPGHFGHIELAKPVFHVGFLVKTMKVLRCVCFFCSKLLVDSNNPKIKDILAKSKGQPKKRLTHVYDLCKGKNICEGGEEMDNKFGVEQPEGDEDLTKEKGHGGCGRYQPRIRRSGLELYAEWKHVNEDSQEKKILLSPERVHEIFKRISDEECFVLGMEPRYARPEWMIVTVLPVPPLSVRPAVVMQGSARNQDDLTHKLADIVKINNQLRRNEQNGAAAHVIAEDVKLLQFHVATMVDNELPGLPRAMQKSGRPLKSLKQRLKGKEGRVRGNLMGKRVDFSARTVITPDPNLSIDQVGVPRSIAANMTFAEIVTPFNIDRLQELVRRGNSQYPGAKYIIRDNGDRIDLRFHPKPSDLHLQTGYKVERHMCDGDIVIFNRQPTLHKMSMMGHRVRILPWSTFRLNLSVTTPYNADFDGDEMNLHLPQSLETRAEIQELAMVPRMIVTPQSNRPVMGIVQDTLTAVRKFTKRDVFLERGEVMNLLMFLSTWDGKVPQPAILKPRPLWTGKQIFSLIIPGHINCIRTHSTHPDDEDSGPYKHISPGDTKVVVENGELIMGILCKKSLGTSAGSLVHISYLEMGHDITRLFYSNIQTVINNWLLIEGHTIGIGDSIADSKTYQDIQNTIKKAKQDVIEVIEKAHNNELEPTPGNTLRQTFENQVNRILNDARDKTGSSAQKSLSEYNNFKSMVVSGAKGSKINISQVIAVVGQQNVEGKRIPFGFKHRTLPHFIKDDYGPESRGFVENSYLAGLTPTEFFFHAMGGREGLIDTAVKTAETGYIQRRLIKSMESVMVKYDATVRNSINQVVQLRYGEDGLAGESVEFQNLATLKPSNKAFEKKFRFDYTNERALRRTLQEDLVKDVLSNAHIQNELEREFERMREDREVLRVIFPTGDSKVVLPCNLLRMIWNAQKIFHINPRLPSDLHPIKVVEGVKELSKKLVIVNGDDPLSRQAQENATLLFNIHLRSTLCSRRMAEEFRLSGEAFDWLLGEIESKFNQAIAHPGEMVGALAAQSLGEPATQMTLNTFHYAGVSAKNVTLGVPRLKELINISKKPKTPSLTVFLLGQSARDAERAKDILCRLEHTTLRKVTANTAIYYDPNPQSTVVAEDQEWVNVYYEMPDFDVARISPWLLRVELDRKHMTDRKLTMEQIAEKINAGFGDDLNCIFNDDNAEKLVLRIRIMNSDENKMQEEEEVVDKMDDDVFLRCIESNMLTDMTLQGIEQISKVYMHLPQTDNKKKIIITEDGEFKALQEWILETDGVSLMRVLSEKDVDPVRTTSNDIVEIFTVLGIEAVRKALERELYHVISFDGSYVNYRHLALLCDTMTCRGHLMAITRHGVNRQDTGPLMKCSFEETVDVLMEAAAHGESDPMKGVSENIMLGQLAPAGTGCFDLLLDAEKCKYGMEIPTNIPGLGAAGPTGMFFGSAPSPMGGISPAMTPWNQGATPAYGAWSPSVGSGMTPGAAGFSPSAASDASGFSPGYSPAWSPTPGSPGSPGPSSPYIPSPGGAMSPSYSPTSPAYEPRSPGGYTPQSPSYSPTSPSYSPTSPSYSPTSPNYSPTSPSYSPTSPSYSPTSPSYSPTSPSYSPTSPSYSPTSPSYSPTSPSYSPTSPSYSPTSPSYSPTSPSYSPTSPSYSPTSPSYSPTSPSYSPTSPSYSPTSPSYSPTSPNYSPTSPNYTPTSPSYSPTSPSYSPTSPNYTPTSPNYSPTSPSYSPTSPSYSPTSPSYSPSSPRYTPQSPTYTPSSPSYSPSSPSYSPTSPKYTPTSPSYSPSSPEYTPTSPKYSPTSPKYSPTSPKYSPTSPTYSPTTPKYSPTSPTYSPTSPVYTPTSPKYSPTSPTYSPTSPKYSPTSPTYSPTSPKGSTYSPTSPGYSPTSPTYSLTSPAISPDDSDEEN, encoded by the exons ATGCACGGGGGTGGCCCCCCCTCCGGGGACAGCGCATGCCCGCTGCGCACCATCAAGAGAGTGCAGTTCGGAGTCCTCAGTCCGGATGAACTG AAACGAATGTCTGTGACAGAGGGTGGCATCAAATACCCGGAGACAACCGAGGGAGGCCGCCCCAAGCTCGGGGGGCTGATGGATCCGAGGCAGGGAGTGATTGAGAGGACGGGCCGCTGCCAAACCTGTGCAG GAAACATGACGGAGTGTCCTGGCCACTTTGGCCACATTGAGCTGGCCAAGCCTGTGTTCCACGTTGGCTTCCTGGTCAAGACAATGAAAGTTTTGCGCTGTGTCTGCTTCTTCTGCTCCAAGTTGCTTGTGGACTCT AACAACCCGAAGATCAAGGACATTTTGGCTAAGTCCAAGGGGCAGCCCAAGAAGCGGCTCACACACGTCTATGATCTCTGCAAGGGCAAAAACATCTGCGAGGGCGGGGAGGAGATGGACAACAAGTTTGGTGTGGAGCAGCCTGAGGGCGATGAAGATTTAACCAAAGAAAAG GGCCATGGTGGCTGCGGACGGTACCAGCCCCGGATCCGGCGCTCTGGCCTGGAGCTATATGCAGAATGGAAGCATGTCAATGAGGACTCTCAAGAGAAGAAGATCCTGTTGAGCCCCGAGCGGGTGCACGAGATCTTTAAGCGCATCTCTGACGAGGAGTGCTTCGTCCTAGGCATGGAGCCGCGCTACGCCCGGCCCGAGTGGATGATCGTCACTGTGCTGCCTGTGCCCCCGCTCTCCGTGCGGCCCGCTGTTGTGATGCAGGGCTCTGCCCGCAACCAG GACGACCTGACCCACAAACTGGCCGATATTGTCAAGATCAACAATCAGCTTCGGCGCAATGAGCAGAATGGCGCAGCTGCCCATGTCATCGCCGAGGACGTGAAGCTCCTCCAGTTCCATGTGGCCACCATGGTGGACAATGAGCTGCCTGGCTTGCCTCGT GCCATGCAGAAGTCTGGGCGTCCACTCAAGTCCCTGAAGCAGCGATTGAAGGGGAAGGAAGGCCGTGTGCGTGGGAACCTGATGGGCAAGCGGGTGGACTTCTCAGCCCGCACTGTCATCACCCCCGACCCCAACCTCTCCATTGACCAAGTCGGCGTGCCACGCTCCATTGCCGCCAACATGACCTTTGCGGAGATTGTCACCCCCTTCAACATTGACAG ACTTCAGGAACTAGTGCGCAGGGGGAACAGCCAGTACCCAGGAGCCAAGTACATCATCCGGGACAACGGTGATCGCATTGACCTGCGTTTCCACCCCAAGCCCAGTGACCTTCACCTGCAGACTGGCTATAAG GTGGAACGGCACATGTGTGATGGGGACATTGTTATCTTCAACCGGCAGCCAACTTTGCACAAAATGTCCATGATGGGTCATCGGGTTCGCATCCTGCCCTGGTCCACTTTTCGCTTGAATCTTAG TGTGACAACTCCGTACAATGCTGACTTCGATGGGGATGAGATGAACTTGCACCTGCCACAGTCCCTGGAGACACGGGCTGAGATCCAGGAGCTGGCCATGGTGCCACGCATGATTGTCACCCCCCAGAGCAATCGTCCGGTCATGGGCATTGTGCAGGACACATTGACTGCAGTGCGCAAATTCACCAAGAGGGATGTCTTCCTGGAGCGG GGGGAAGTGATGAACCTCCTGATGTTCCTGTCCACGTGGGACGGGAAGGTCCCCCAGCCAGCCATCCTGAAGCCCCGGCCCCTGTGGACAGGAAAGCAGATCTTCTCCCTCATCATTCCCGGCCACATCAACTGTATCCGCACCCATAGCACCCACCCCGATGATGAGGACAGCGGCCCTTACAAGCACATCTCTCCTGGGGACACTAAG GTGGTGGTGGAGAATGGCGAGCTGATCATGGGCATCCTGTGTAAGAAGTCTTTGGGCACGTCAGCTGGCTCTCTGGTCCACATCTCTTACCTTGAGATGGGTCACGACATCACTCGCCTCTTCTACTCCAACATTCAGACTGTCATCAACAACTGGCTCCTCATTGAGG GTCATACCATTGGCATTGGGGACTCCATCGCTGATTCTAAGACTTACCAAGACATTCAGAACACGATTAAAAAGGCCAAGCAGGATGTAATAGAG GTCATCGAGAAGGCACATAACAATGAGCTGGAGCCCACACCAGGGAACACCCTGCGGCAGACGTTTGAGAACCAGGTGAACCGCATTCTCAACGATGCCCGAGACAAGACTGGCTCCTCCGCCCAGAAATCACTGTCTGAATACAACAACTTTAAGTCTATGGTCGTGTCTGGGGCCAAAGGTTCCAAGATCAACATCTCCCAG GTCATTGCTGTTGTCGGGCAGCAGAACGTGGAGGGCAAGCGGATCCCATTTGGATTCAAGCACCGGACCCTGCCTCACTTCATCAAAGATGACTATGGGCCTGAGAGCCGAGGCTTTGTGGAGAACTCCTACCTGGCCGGCCTCACGCCCACCGAGTTCTTCTTCCATGCCATGGGGGGCCGTGAGGGGCTGATCGACACAGCTGTCAAGACTGCTGAGACTG GATACATCCAGCGGCGGCTGATAAAGTCTATGGAGTCGGTGATGGTGAAGTACGACGCCACTGTGCGCAACTCCATCAATCAGGTGGTGCAGCTGCGCTATGGCGAGGATGGCCTGGCGGGCGAGAGTGTCGAGTTCCAGAACCTGGCCACCCTCAAGCCTTCCAACAAGGCCTTTGAGAAGAA GTTCCGCTTTGATTACACCAATGAGAGGGCCTTGCGGCGCACCCTGCAGGAGGACCTGGTGAAGGATGTGCTGAGCAACGCACACATTCAGAATGAGCTAGAACGAGAATTCGAGCGGATGCGTGAGGACCGGGAGGTGCTCAGAGTCATCTTCCCAACTGGCGACAGCAAG GTTGTCCTCCCCTGCAACCTGCTGCGCATGATCTGGAACGCTCAGAAGATCTTCCACATCAACCCTCGCCTTCCCTCCGACCTGCACCCCATCAAGGTGGTAGAGG GAGTTAAGGAGTTGAGCAAGAAGCTGGTGATTGTGAATGGGGACGACCCCCTGAGCCGGCAGGCCCAGGAGAACGCCACCTTGCTTTTTAACATCCACCTGCGGTCCACGCTGTGTTCCCGCCGCATGGCCGAGGAGTTCCGACTCAGTGGAGAGGCTTTTGACTGGCTGCTTGGAGAGATCGAGTCCAAGTTCAACCAAGCCATT GCCCATCCGGGGGAAATGGTGGGAGCTCTGGCTGCACAGTCCCTAGGAGAACCTGCCACCCAGATGACCTTGAACACCTTCCACTATGCTGGTGTGTCCGCCAAGAACGTGACTCTGGGTGTGCCCCGACTTAAGGAGCTCATCAACATTTCCAAGAAGCCAAAGACCCCCTCACTTACCGTCTTCCTACTGGGCCAGTCTGCTCGAGATGCAGAGAGAGCCAAG GATATTCTGTGCCGCTTGGAACACACAACATTGAGGAAGGTGACCGCCAACACGGCCATCTACTATGACCCCAACCCCCAGAGCACAGTGGTGGCCGAGGATCAAGAGTGGGTGAATGTCTACTATGAGATGCCTGACTTTGATGTGGCCCGAATCTCCCCCTGGCTTTTGCGGGTGGAGCTGGACCGGAAGCACATGACTGACCGGAAGCTGACCATGGAGCAGATTGCCGAAAAGATCAATGCTG GTTTTGGTGACGACTTGAATTGCATCTTTAATGATGATAACGCAGAGAAGCTGGTGCTCCGGATCCGTATCATGaacagtgatgaaaataaaatgcaagag GAGGAAGAGGTGGTGGACAAGATGGACGACGATGTCTTCCTGCGCTGCATCGAGTCCAACATGCTGACGGACATGACCCTGCAGGGCATAGAGCAGATCAGCAAG GTGTACATGCACTTGCCGCAGACCGACAACAAGAAGAAGATCATCATCACAGAGGACGGGGAGTTCAAGGCCCTGCAGGAGTGGATCCTGGAGACGGACGGTGTGAGCCTGATGCGCGTGCTGAGTGAGAAGGATGTAGACCCTGTGCGCACCACATCCAACGACATCGTGGAGATCTTCACG GTGCTGGGCATTGAGGCCGTACGGAAGGCCCTGGAGCGGGAGCTGTACCACGTCATTTCCTTCGATGGTTCCTACGTCAATTACCGGCACTTGGCTCTCCTGTGTGACACCATGACCTGTCGTGGCCACTTGATGGCCATCACTCGACACGGAGTCAACCGCCAGGACACTGGACCTCTCATGAAGTGCTCCTTTGAGGAAACG GTGGATGTGCTCATGGAAGCAGCTGCGCACGGAGAGAGTGACCCCATGAAAGGGGTGTCCGAGAACATCATGCTGGGCCAGCTGGCTCCGGCTGGCACCGGCTGTTTTGACCTCCTGCTCGATGCGGAGAAGTGCAAGTATGGCATGGAAATCCCCACCAATATCCCCGGCCTGGGGGCTGCCGGAC CCACCGGCATGTTCTTCGGCTCAGCCCCCAGTCCCATGGGAGGAATTTCTCCAGCCATGACACCCTGGAACCAGGGCGCAACCCCAGCCTACGGCGCCTGGTCTCCCAGTGTTG GGAGCGGGATGACCCCGGGAGCAGCAGGCTTCTCTCCCAGTGCTGCCTCAGATGCCAGCGGGTTCAGCCCTGGCTACTCCCCAGCCTGGTCTcccacaccaggctccccggGCTCCCCAGGCCCCTCAAGCccatatatcccctccccag GGGGTGCCATGTCTCCCAGCTACTCCCCGACATCGCCTGCCTATGAGCCCCGCTCCCCTGGAGGCTACACACCCCAGAGTCCCTCTTActcccccacttccccttccTACTCCCCTACTTCTCCATCCTACTCTCCAACCAGCCCCAACTACAGCCCCACGTCACCCAGCTACTCCCCGACCTCTCCCAGCTACTCACCCACTTCTCCCAGCTATTCACCCACCTCACCCAGCTACTCGCCCACTTCCCCAAGCTACTCGCCCACCTCTCCCAGCTACTCGCCCACATCACCCAGCTACTCGCCGACATCACCCAGCTACTCGCCCACCTCTCCCAGCTACTCGCCCACCTCTCCCAGCTACTCACCCACATCACCTAGCTACTCACCCACTTCACCCAGCTACTCACCAACATCTCCAAGCTATTCACCAACATCACCAAGCTACTCTCCAACTTCTCCAAGTTACTCGCCCACCAGTCCTAACTATTCTCCAACCAGTCCCAATTACACCCCAACATCACCCAGCTATAGCCCGACGTCACCGAGCTACTCACCTACTAGTCCCAACTACACACCAACAAGCCCCAACTACAGCCCAACCTCTCCAAGCTACTCTCCGACTTCACCCAGCTACTCCCCAACCTCGCCAAGCTACTCTCCTTCAAGCCCACGATACACACCACAGTCTCCCACCTACACCCCAAGCTCACCTAGCTACAGCCCCAGCTCACCCAGCTACAGCCCAACTTCACCAAAGTACACCCCAACCAGTCCTTCGTATAGCCCCAGCTCACCAGAATACACCCCCACCTCTCCCAAGTACTCACCTACCAGCCCAAAATATTCACCCACCTCCCCCAAGTACTCACCTACCAGCCCTACCTACTCACCTACCACCCCGAAATACTCACCCACGTCGCCTACTTACTCACCAACCTCTCCTGTCTACACCCCAACCTCCCCCAAGTATTCACCCACCAGCCCCACCtactcccccacctcccccaagtactcacccaccagccccacctattcccccacctcccccaaagGCTCTACTTACTCGCCCACCTCCCCCGGCTACTCGCCCACCAGCCCCACCTACAGTCTCACCAGTCCAGCCATCAGCCCGGATGACAGTGATGAGGAGAACTGA
- the SLC35G6 gene encoding solute carrier family 35 member G6 encodes MAGSHPYFNLPDFTQPSPPSTPPSLPSHQRCRPSDATKGLLVALLGGGLPAGFVGPFSRMAYQASHFPSLELLICRCLFHLPIALLLKLRGDPLLGPPDIRGRACLHALLNVLSIGCAYSAVQVVPAGNAATVRKGSSTVCSALLALCLESQRLSGYDWCGLLGSTLGLIIIVGPGLGTLQEGTTGLYTALGYVLAFLGGLALSLGLLVYRSLDFPSCLPTVAFLFGLVGLLGSVPGLFMLQTPVLPKDPLSWSCVGAVGILALVSFVCVSYAVTKAHPALVCAVLHSEVVVALMLQYYVLYETVAPSDIMGAGVVLGSIAIITAQNLSCEREGQVEE; translated from the coding sequence TGCCGGCCCTCCGATGCCACCAAGGGGCTGCTCGTGGCCCTGCTGGGTGGGGGCCTACCTGCTGGCTTCGTGGGCCCCTTCTCCCGTATGGCTTACCAGGCTTCCCACTTTCCCTCACTGGAGCTGCTCATCTGTCGATGCCTCTTCCACCTCCCCATTGCCCTGCTACTTAAACTGCGTGGTGACCCCCTCTTAGGACCTCCCGATATCCGAGGCCGGGCCTGCCTCCACGCCCTGCTCAACGTCCTCAGCATCGGATGTGCCTACAGTGCAGTTCAGGTGGTGCCCGCTGGCAATGCTGCCACCGTCCGCAAAGGTTCTTCCACTGTCTGCTCTGCTCTCCTAGCCCTCTGTCTCGAGAGCCAGCGTCTCAGCGGCTATGACTGGTGTGGCTTGTTGGGCAGCACTCTGGGACTCATCATCATTGTGGGACCTGGACTAGGGACCCTGCAGGAGGGGACCACGGGCCTCTACACCGCCCTAGGCTATGTGCTTGCTTTCCTAGGTGGCCTGGCACTGTCACTGGGGCTCCTGGTGTATCGCTCCCTCGACTTTCCCTCCTGCCTACCAACAGTGGCCTTCCTGTTTGGTTTGGTGGGGCTGCTGGGCTCTGTGCCAGGCCTCTTTATGCTGCAGACCCCCGTGCTGCCCAAGGATCCTCTGAGTTGGAGCTGTGTGGGGGCAGTGGGGATCCTTGCCCTGGtctcctttgtgtgtgtgagttatgCGGTCACTAAGGCCCACCCTGCCCTGGTATGTGCTGTCCTGCACTCTGAGGTGGTGGTGGCCTTGATGCTGCAGTACTATGTGCTCTATGAGACCGTGGCACCTTCTGACATCATGGGGGCAGGGGTCGTTTTGGGCAGCATTGCCATTATCACTGCTCAGAACCTCAGCTGTGAGAGGGAAGGGCAGGTGGAGGAGTGA